A window of the Microplitis mediator isolate UGA2020A chromosome 5, iyMicMedi2.1, whole genome shotgun sequence genome harbors these coding sequences:
- the LOC130667912 gene encoding S-phase kinase-associated protein 1-like produces the protein MSLIKLESNDKEIFEVDIKVAKMSMTIKTMLEDLGLGDSDDEVVPLPNVHSAILKKVIEWAEHHKDDPPAPEDDETQEKRCDDISAWDSEFLKVDQPTLFAIIRAANYLDIKGLMDVTCKTVACMIKGKTPDEIRKTFNLPPTKTPVDNNDVVKAKYGGPMEKDEETNKETSQ, from the coding sequence atgtctttaaTAAAACTTGAGAGCAACGACAAAGAGATTTTCGAGGTTGATATTAAAGTTGCTAAGATGTCGATGACCATTAAAACCATGTTGGAAGATCTCGGATTGGGAGATAGCGATGACGAAGTGGTGCCTCTACCTAATGTACACTCGGCAAtcttaaaaaaagtcattgaATGGGCTGAGCATCACAAGGACGATCCACCGGCTCCTGAAGACGACGAAACTCAAGAAAAAAGGTGCGACGACATCAGTGCCTGGGACTCTGAATTCCTGAAAGTTGATCAGCCAACTCTCTTCGCCATAATCCGCGCTGCTAATTACCTAGACATCAAGGGCTTAATGGACGTAACTTGCAAAACTGTCGCCTGCATGATTAAAGGAAAGACTCCTGATGAAATTAGAAAGACTTTCAACCTGCCTCCAACCAAAACTCCTGTTGATAATAACGATGTCGTAAAAGCAAAATATGGCGGGCCCATGGAGAAGGATGAAGAGACGAACAAGGAGACTAGTCAATGA